The genomic region CCTCGACAGCGGAAGGGAGCTCACCTTCTACGGCTGTGTCCGCCGGCAGGCACCATGCCTCCGGAACGTTCAGTCCAGCTGCCATGAGCCGCACCAGCCCGCATGCTTTTCCCCCGATCACGGACAGGCGTTGCGGGGTGCTCGCAGAAAGCTCGGTAATCACGGCAAAATCAGTTGCCCTGCCGCCTTAAGCAGTTCGCCGGAATAGCGGAGCGACTTCAACATACCGGCGTGCCAGGCGTGCTCAATGATGCCGACACCCATCCGCTCGGCACCGCCATTACGGATCAGCGTGAAGCTGGAATGCAGTTCCTCCAGCCATAGGCCGTTCTTCACCAGTGGAAACCGTGCGAGTGTCGAAACCGTCACCCGGTAGCTGGAACCGTCATGAGTTCCGAAGTCGAGCTCGGTACGGGCGGGGATATGCTCGCGTTCTCCCCAGTGAAATCGGACCGACAGCCTTTCAACGCCCGAGTTTTCACCGTCACGGAAGACAAAGCCGTTCACATATGGGCGGCCCCCGAAAAAGCCCTCCCAGACATTGAATGTAAGATCGTCACCAAACTGGGCGCTGATCCAGTTCCAGCCCTCGACCTTTGCCCAGTCACGCACACCCCATGACTTGTCGCGCTCACCGCGCCCGTTCACCTGCTTTTCCCGCCCCCGGAAGCGGGTCCAGCCAGTGACCCGGCCCGCCTGCTCGAAATGGTGCCCCGCCACGTTGGGTGGAAGTTCCGCTCCGCCACTGTGATAGTCGTAGGCAGGCGTAAAGGCCTCCCAGGTCAGCTCCATCGGGTTGCGACCGGCAAGTTCCAGCTTCCACTTCCGGAAAGGCTCCACCATGCGGTATGTGAGTCCACCGGTTTTCAGCCCGCTGGAAGCACGAATGTTACTCATGTTACTCACATCACCCCGAAGCGGGAGATTCACGGCCGGATAAATGAACTCCGGTTTCCCATCCCGGAGCGTCAGCACAAGACCATCCATCTGCCGTTGATTAAAGCGATAACCGATCCTGGAAAGCCCGAACGAACGCCCGTCAGACGCCGCCCAGTTGAAATACCAGCTCTCCTGCCAGTGGGTATCTGAGCCGACTGGATGAATTTCCTCGTCCTGTGGAGTGAACATGGGGTTTCACTCTAGTGGCCCGGCGGGCCGACGGCCACTGCCGGAAAACCCTCTGTTTCATACAGGTTAGCCCCATTCCCGGATACCGTAGGGGCACGAAAAGAGCCCCTTGAACGCGGACCCTGTTATGCTTATTTACAGGCTGGCCGGTACGGCAGTCCCGGCACATTCGCCTTCAGGAGACAGGTCCATGCCAGTAAACGTGAACCTCGAATTTACGCCCAATCCCGATACGCTCAAATATACAGTGAACCAGCAGTTGCTGGACCGCGGGGCGGAGAACTTCACCGAATCGGTCCAGGCCGAACGCTCGCCCCTGGCCAAGCGGCTTTTCAGCGTGGATGGGGTGAAGGCGGTCATGATTGGGCCGACTTTCGTCACGGTCACCGTCACCGGACAGGACAAGCTGATGCAGGTGAATACCTCCATGCTCCGCGAGATCAAGACACATCTGGAGGCAGGTGAGCCCGTCATCACCGGGCCGCGTATCCAGTCCGAGCACGGCGCCAGCAACTCGGAAGCAGCTCAGAAGATTATCGAGATTCTCGACCAGCAGATCCGTCCGGCCGTCGCGCAGGATGGTGGCGACATCGTGTTTCACAAGTTTGAAAACGGGACCGTCTACCTCCAGATGCGGGGATCGTGCTCAAGTTGTCCATCCTCGATCGCCACGCTCAAGCAGGGAATCGAAACCCGGCTCCGCGAACTGGTGCCTGAAGTGGTCGAAGTCGTTCAGATCTGAGCAGACGCCGGTCAGATCGACTCGGCGACGGGATCAGGCGGCAGTATTTCCGCAATCTCATAACTGACACCCTGAAGATTCCTGCAGGCTTCTGGCGTCAACCGGGTAACTCTCGCCGCATCACGGGCGACGACCGGTATCCGCATGAAATCATAGTGGGACTCCCCATGCAGCCGGGGCCGGTGATTGATCACCCGCTCGCGAACGACCATGCCGCGCCGGCAGGCAATCACCCCCAGAAAGCGGTGCCAGCCGGGCGGAATCCGCTGCCCGTGCCATGGTTCCCGGCGAATTACCTTCAGGTTGCAGCCGTGGTCGTGAAGTGGGACACCCGTCACCTCTGAAATAATCCTGCTCGCCGTGGCCGATATGGCCGAGCGAAGTTTCCCGTCCTTGCGATCCTTGCGCCAGCCGACAATCATGTCGGCCTCTTCGGCTTCCAGTTGCCGGAGCATCGGAAAGAAATCGCGCGGATCGTGCTGCAGGTCGGCATCCATGGGGAGGAGAAACCGCCCCCGGGCAGCCAGAAAACCAGCCTCCAGCGCCGCCGACTGCCCGAATCTGCGTTTGAAGATAATCACCCGGACGACTCCACCTGTCGAAGCCAACGCCCGGAGCAGATCCGCCGTTCCATCCTGGGAGCCATCGTCAACAAAAATGACCTCCCATGACTTGCCCGTTTCGCCCATCACCTGAGAAAGTTCACTGACAAGCTGCGGGATGCTTTCCGCCTCATTCAGGGCGGGAATGACGACTGAAAACTCCAGCGGATTCATGGAACGGCTCCAGATGCCGAATCAGCCGGCTGCATGTGGGCGCGCTGCCGGTTCCGCTCACGGCAGGCATCCTGGGCCCGAACAAGGCGCAAGTTCAGTTCCTTCACCTCTGCCTGACGGGTTTCCCACGGCGGACGGCCGAGATCTATCCCCTGAAGACCGGCCACGCGCCGGATCTCGGTCATGTCGATCTCATGGACATGGGCCGCCTCGAAAAATCTGGCCATCGATTTCGCACGCTGCATGCCTTCTTCCGGGTTCACCGGCTCTCCGCCGCAGAAACGCTCCAGAAAAGCGATGTCATCATCCGCGCGGACGAGAAATGCGCTGTAACTGGTAAGCGCAGACTGGTACTCGGTGCGAATATCCTCAACACTGGAAAACTCCCGCGGGCCGGATGAAAGACGGGCCACCGGATCCTGCGGGCTTCCAGCGCCGGAAGCCTGATCCCGCGTCCGAAGCGTCCGGACAAGCGGAAACAGGACCAGTCCGGCGGCAAGCAGGGCGACAACTCCTGCCGCCAGGATACGCTGCCACGGCAGGCGTCGCGGACCGGCAGTATCGGGATTCTCGACCGGCACTCGGTGTTCCTCTTGATCGACCGGCCCTCGGGTCACGTGCCCTATGGTGTCACGAGCAAGTGGTCCCCGCAAATGAAAAGGAAAACGGGCGGAGATCGCCCGGATCCCCACCCGCTTCTTTTCGGCCTTTTGTCAGTTCAGAAAGCCTCAAACAGGCCGGCCGCCCCCATGCCACCACCGATGCACATGGTAACGATGCCCCATTTTTTCTTGCGGCGGCGGAGTTCCATCAGAATCGAACCGGTCTGACGGGCACCGGTCATCCCGTACGGGTGGCCGATGGAAATCGCCCCGCCATTCACATTGAGCCGGGCGGGATCGATACCCAGCTTGTCACGGCAATAAACCACCTGAACGGCAAACGCCTCATTCAGCTCGATCAGATCGATGTCATCCAGCCTGAGGCCAAAGCGCTTGAGTAGGAGTGGCACGGCGAATACCGGGCCGATGCCCATTTCATCCGGCTCGCAACCGGCTACAGCAAGCCCGCGAAATGCGCCAAGTGGATTCAGATTTCGGCGTCTGGCTTCCTCATCGCTCATGACAACAACGGCGGCGGCACCGTCGGAAAGCTGCGACGAATTGCCCGCCGTCACGCTGCCCTGGGGATTGAATGCCGGCTTGAGTGAGCGGAGCCCCTCGATGGTCGTATCGGGACGGTTCCCTTCATCCTGCGCGAACAGGAACTCCTTTTTGGTAACTTCTCCCGTTTCCTTGTTCTTTTCGGTCATCGTTACCTGCATGGGAACGATCTCTTCGGCCAGCTTCCCCGTCTTCTGCGCTTCGGCCGTGCGCTGCTGGGAAAGCAGCGAGTAGTCGTCCTGGGATTCCCGGGACACCTTGTAACGGCTGGCTACGATTTCCGCCGTCTGCCCCATCGGGAAGTAGATACCGGGCTTTAGCTTCATGACTCCCGGATTGGCGGCGTCATTCATGTTGATGTTCTTCTGGACACGGGAGATGGACTCGACTCCCGCGCCGATCATCACTGGTACGCCGTCGACAATCACCCGCTGGGCAGCGATCGCCACCGCCTGCAACCCTGACGAGCAGAACCGGTTAACGGTCATGCCGCTCACAGTTACCGGACAGCCCGCCCGGATCGCGGCAATGCGTCCCACGTTGTTTCCGGTCGAACCTTCAGGAAGTCCGCACCCCATCACCACGTCTTCGATCTCCCCCGGATCGACCTTTGCCCGCTCCAGGGCTGACTTGATGGCATGGGCCGCCATATCCGCGCCGTGTGTGGAATTAAATGCTCCCTTGAATGCCTTGCCGATGGGGGTGCGTGCGCTGGCAACGATTACTGCCTGTTTCATGTGCGGGTTCCTCCTTACTCAAGGACCGTTGATGCCGGGCTGGGTCCGGCTGCCTGCGGGGATTGTGGACGGCTGTCGTCCTGGAAAGAAAACGCTGCGTTCTGAAGGAGCGGGTGGCTGCCTTGACGCCCGGCTCCAGCTATCAGCCATCGACAAACGTCTTGAGCCGCTTGGAGCGGCTCGGGTGACGGAGCTTGCGGAGCGCCTTGGCCTCGATCTGCCGGATACGCTCGCGGGTAACAGAGAAATCCTCTCCCACTTCCTCAAGCGTGTGATCGGTCTTCGCGCCGATGCCGAACCGCATGCGAAGAACCTTTTCCTCCCGGGGCGTCAGTGTCGCCAGCACCCGGCGGGTTTGCTCGCTCAGACTGACGTTGATGACCGTATCGGTAGGCGAAACAGTCGACGTGTCTTCAAGCATGTCCCCAAGATGCGAATCGTCATCTTCACCCACCGGGGTTTCAAGACTGACCGGTTCGCGGGCGATCTTCAGCACCTTTGATACCCGGTCGAGCGGCATGTCGAGCCGCTGCGCGATCTCCTCCGGCCCCGGTTCGCGGCCAAGTTCCTGAAGCATCTGCCGCTGGACGCGGGTGATCTTGTGGATGGTCTCGATCATGTGGACGGGTATCCGGATCGTTCGGGCCTGGTCGGCGATGGCACGGGTGATGGCCTGACGAATCCACCACGTCGCATAGGTGGAGAACTTGAATCCCCGCTGGTAGTCGAACTTGTCCACCGCCTTCATCAGGCCAATATTGCCTTCCTGAATGAGATCCAGGAACTGGAGCCCCTTGTTCGTGTACCGCTTCGCGATCGAAACCACCAGCCGGAGATTGGCCTCTACCAGTTCGGCCTTGGCCTGTGCGGCCTCCTGCTCGCCGCTGTCGATTGCTTTCACCAGCCGGCGGATTTCACGGGCCGGAAGCCGGGTCGTCGCCTCCAGGGTGGCGTGCAGCTTCTGCCGTTCTGTCTCTCCCTGTTCCAGGTGCATGATCTCATGAATGGACAAGCCTGTCTGCTTCGAGAGGGTTTCGGCATATTTCTTTGACCGGCGGACCTTGTGCAGTGCTTCCCGGAGGGCATCCGGACCGGCGCCGATCCGGCGGGCAGCCTCGACCAGTTCCCGGTCGATCATATCGACCTCGCGTACGAATTCCCGGACCCGGTCTACCAGCCGCTGAAGGTGGGTCTTGTGAAGCCGGATCTGGCGGATCAGCACCGTAATCTTGCGGGTATTGTCGGCGAGCGACTTCTCGGCAGACTTGACCGCGCGCGGGGAAGCATTTTTCGATGACCTGGTCTTGCGGAGTATCTTTTCACGGTCCCGCACCAGCGCCTTGATCTTGCGGAACGACTGAATCGTGAAATCGAGCGTCTGGCTCTCGGCGTCCGGGACAATCTCCTCGTCTTCGGGCAGCACTTCCGGTTCTTCCAGGAGGTCACGGAGCCGCATTTCGCCCCGCTCCAGCCGGTCGCCCAGAATCACCATGTCTTCCAAGACGGTTGGGCAGCAGTACGCCGCATGAAACATGGTAAAAAGGCCGCTTTCGATCCGCTTGGCCAGTATCACCTCGCCTTCCCGGTTCAGAAGGCTGACTGCCCCCATTTCCCGCAGATACATCCGTACCGGATCGACGCTCGGTGTTTCAGCCGGTTTTGTCTCCTCGGCATCCATCGCCGGCTCCGGTTCCTCGGCGATTTCCGGTTCGGAATCTTCTTCCTCATCGGTTTCCTCGTCGGGAACTTCGGCCGTATCTACTTCGTCTTCGGGCTCGGCCGCTTCCGCACTATCCACGACGGCAATCCCTGCCTGCGCGATCCGCTGGTAGATGTCGTCAAAGATATTCGCTTCCTTGGCCTCGTCCGGGAGCTGGTTATTGAGATCGTCCCACGTGAGAAAACCCTGCGCCCGTCCCTTCTGGACCAGTACATGAATCGGCTGATGGGCTGCTTCAGGTATGGATGCGGAGAGCCGTATGGCTGGCATTTCCGCTGCGGACAGAGTTCCAGATTTTGCGGGCGATTTGACAGGCGGTTTGCTGGCCTGACGGGTACCGGGACGACCGGCGCCTCTCCGGACGGCCCTGGGAACAGGGCGGGAAACCGGAACTGGAGTCTTTTTTGACCGGGCCGGGGATCCCGTCACGGCCTTGCGTGCGGCGGAAGTTTTCTTCCCCTTCTTGCTGGAACCGGCCATCCCGTTAATCCTCACCCGGAACCCTAGAACGGCTGCCCGCCGGACTCACCGGCATCCGGCACGTCTTCATCGCCGTAATAATCGTCGGCCGGATCATCTTCTGGTGCCGGCGTGGCGGTAGCCGGCGGCGCAAATCCGGTCTGGCTCTCCGTTACCGCGGATACCGCAAACGAACTGACGGCGACAGCAATAGTCTGTTTGATCCGGTGATCGAGGGCAATAAGTTCAAGGCTGATCCGGTCAATCTCGGCCGACGCCCCGCTTGATTTTTCCAGCTCCGCCAGTTTCGTCCGCAAAGCTGCACGTTCGGACTTCAGCCGCTCACGCTCAAACGCGGCGCCAATATCACGGAGCAACCGCTGGCAATCCTCCGCCTTCAGCTCCCTCAGTCTCGGCTCCTCGGATGCGATGCTCTGGACGGCTGCTC from Deltaproteobacteria bacterium harbors:
- a CDS encoding acetyl-CoA C-acyltransferase, yielding MKQAVIVASARTPIGKAFKGAFNSTHGADMAAHAIKSALERAKVDPGEIEDVVMGCGLPEGSTGNNVGRIAAIRAGCPVTVSGMTVNRFCSSGLQAVAIAAQRVIVDGVPVMIGAGVESISRVQKNINMNDAANPGVMKLKPGIYFPMGQTAEIVASRYKVSRESQDDYSLLSQQRTAEAQKTGKLAEEIVPMQVTMTEKNKETGEVTKKEFLFAQDEGNRPDTTIEGLRSLKPAFNPQGSVTAGNSSQLSDGAAAVVVMSDEEARRRNLNPLGAFRGLAVAGCEPDEMGIGPVFAVPLLLKRFGLRLDDIDLIELNEAFAVQVVYCRDKLGIDPARLNVNGGAISIGHPYGMTGARQTGSILMELRRRKKKWGIVTMCIGGGMGAAGLFEAF
- the rpoD gene encoding RNA polymerase sigma factor RpoD, which produces MPAIRLSASIPEAAHQPIHVLVQKGRAQGFLTWDDLNNQLPDEAKEANIFDDIYQRIAQAGIAVVDSAEAAEPEDEVDTAEVPDEETDEEEDSEPEIAEEPEPAMDAEETKPAETPSVDPVRMYLREMGAVSLLNREGEVILAKRIESGLFTMFHAAYCCPTVLEDMVILGDRLERGEMRLRDLLEEPEVLPEDEEIVPDAESQTLDFTIQSFRKIKALVRDREKILRKTRSSKNASPRAVKSAEKSLADNTRKITVLIRQIRLHKTHLQRLVDRVREFVREVDMIDRELVEAARRIGAGPDALREALHKVRRSKKYAETLSKQTGLSIHEIMHLEQGETERQKLHATLEATTRLPAREIRRLVKAIDSGEQEAAQAKAELVEANLRLVVSIAKRYTNKGLQFLDLIQEGNIGLMKAVDKFDYQRGFKFSTYATWWIRQAITRAIADQARTIRIPVHMIETIHKITRVQRQMLQELGREPGPEEIAQRLDMPLDRVSKVLKIAREPVSLETPVGEDDDSHLGDMLEDTSTVSPTDTVINVSLSEQTRRVLATLTPREEKVLRMRFGIGAKTDHTLEEVGEDFSVTRERIRQIEAKALRKLRHPSRSKRLKTFVDG
- a CDS encoding glycosyltransferase family 2 protein yields the protein MNPLEFSVVIPALNEAESIPQLVSELSQVMGETGKSWEVIFVDDGSQDGTADLLRALASTGGVVRVIIFKRRFGQSAALEAGFLAARGRFLLPMDADLQHDPRDFFPMLRQLEAEEADMIVGWRKDRKDGKLRSAISATASRIISEVTGVPLHDHGCNLKVIRREPWHGQRIPPGWHRFLGVIACRRGMVVRERVINHRPRLHGESHYDFMRIPVVARDAARVTRLTPEACRNLQGVSYEIAEILPPDPVAESI
- a CDS encoding NifU family protein — its product is MPVNVNLEFTPNPDTLKYTVNQQLLDRGAENFTESVQAERSPLAKRLFSVDGVKAVMIGPTFVTVTVTGQDKLMQVNTSMLREIKTHLEAGEPVITGPRIQSEHGASNSEAAQKIIEILDQQIRPAVAQDGGDIVFHKFENGTVYLQMRGSCSSCPSSIATLKQGIETRLRELVPEVVEVVQI